CCACCATGAAGATTTGCTCCTTTATGTATTTTTTTATCCTTGACTACTGCACCTCCAATACCTGATCCACATATTATGAAAAGAACATCCCTTAAACCTTTTGCCGCTCCCTTCCATACCTCTCCTAGCGCTGCACAATTGGCATCATTTTCTATAGTTACAGGCAAGTTAAGTGCTTCACTTATTTTTTTCTTTATGTTAAAGCCATGTATGCAAGGCACTGCACTGTATCCACCTATCACTCCTGTTTCACTATTAACTGAACCCGGCATACTCATTGCTATACCCTCTATATGGTATTTTCCCCCATATCCACCCTTTACTTCTTTTAGTTTATTTATAAGTTCCTCTATATCTTCCTTTGGTGTTTTAAATTTACCCTTTTCTAAAATCTCCCCATTATTATCTACAATAGCATATTTTACACTTGTTCCTCCCACATCAAAGGCAAGT
The Clostridium felsineum DSM 794 DNA segment above includes these coding regions:
- a CDS encoding ROK family protein; protein product: MNLLAFDVGGTSVKYAIVDNNGEILEKGKFKTPKEDIEELINKLKEVKGGYGGKYHIEGIAMSMPGSVNSETGVIGGYSAVPCIHGFNIKKKISEALNLPVTIENDANCAALGEVWKGAAKGLRDVLFIICGSGIGGAVVKDKKIHKGANLHGGEFGYMIFSKSCETLSKAASTVEVAKKIAKEKGIPLDEFNGEKAFKLMENGDEVAKKHIEEMYYNIATAIYNLQYAYDAEMVVIGGAISEREDFIDNIDKNVDDILKKVEIAKIKPTVKKCEFGNDANIIGAVYNFLNS